Sequence from the Penaeus monodon isolate SGIC_2016 chromosome 43, NSTDA_Pmon_1, whole genome shotgun sequence genome:
tcgtgtgctaacaaaaatgtggtcgatctgtacccatatcactgtacaatgtccagtgatgcgggttggaatgctggtaccaggagccagagatcttcattctctgggacctagcaaattcccggtggaggctgttctcgctgctgggatcagctcccgagccatgggggccaacagatatctcatagccagctcggccacagccggataccgcattgaggtcgcccagaacaatgtgaatatctcgccaggggcaaatgtctgccacagatgcgagtttggtgtagaatgcctctttcacattgagtttacaaAAATTGGTAGGAGTTTATACAGCAATAagggacatgaagccaaaagcatgcttcagtctcaatgccataatatgctcatcaaccggtgtcacctcaactaccgagggctgaagttggctggagatggctatggctacaccctggaggtggtgaccatcgctgcggcccgaccagtagtaggtgtaccctcCCATACTGGTCGTGctactaccaggtcttctcacctccaagagggcagccacctcaactcccagtcacacCAATTCTGTTGAAAGCAGAGGTTACCGCTCATCCAGCCACAGGGATCAGATGTTTCAAGCACATACCCAGAAAGCTCGCCTAAGAATAAGCCTCGGGCTGTCACTttgggtgcacaccacctctgccgcccccaaaaaagggattctcgagggttttgccccacaagcttcatggtgggttggcacctgcctgggcacaggcaggacaagtaactctcgttcccatcctgcaccccaacatttgccctcccaacaggacccacagcccgccttgcttgctgggtgggagggacagcacccctccccccagcatatccatttatttgttgtGATGCCAgagttttctggggggaggaggactggcaaggcccacctcccctgagacacccaattaccccagggtggctaggggccaggagttggtatggagctagggcgtgtccacacgccggtgggccatagctccatacctctggggcctcctgatgctctgagatcccccacagtttagcctgggaggGGATCAGttaccagttacccatgggtggccacgaggaggcactgtagaagtctcgatgatggagaggctgtgacctggcaggggagacatgcaaaactgctccctttttcgcactaggctagccagtggtggcagctgcaagcaagatggcatgcaagcacttaacactatctaggctaccacaccatcgctttacatcaccttgcacatgaagcacccccccaccaattatatatatttatatatatatatatatatatatatatatatatatatatatatatatattatatatataatatatatattatatattatatatgtgtgtggtaaggAGATGATACTTAACAGAAAATGGGAATCCATGATCATCGAGCTCCATGAAAATCAATAGGGAAAGACAGCACCATCGAAGCAACAGCTCATTGACACTCAGATACTATGCAGTTGCAGAGCACTAGTAACCTTCGAGGTGAATGCGTGTCGCTTGCAGGATGAACATATCTTGTTGAAAAGCCAATCTGCATCTCTCTCCCTTGTAcctgaagaaaaaagtagaagtgGGGAGGGCAGGTATTACTATGAAACTATATGAGTGCTTTGAATATTCACTGATGAAAGACATAAGGCAGTAGATTGCATCGATAGTTGCTACGCACGAAAAATCAATAAGATATCACTGATAAACGATAAAGAGCAAAATATGTCATTGTGTCAGGCTTGAAAATCGTATCACTATGAacagaaataatactaataagtattatatcatcatatgatgtattatataatattactagaGATAAAGTCATGCAATATAGAGCAGTACAAACTATGTCATCTACAACAACAAGTAATactagtgctatatgaccttgacgtctagcacatttgttctattaaccattaaccatcaaaCAAATGTCAATGTAGCCTGTATGTTTCTCGTATCAACTCATCGATGCAGTTGCAATATCACTGTCTCCATTTTCTCCGTGGGCATGGGTTCTGATTCCACTAATGCCACcatttgtgtgtggcgtgtatagaGACACCAACCTACACATATATGGGTATGGAAGGCAAAGTCCAAAATATGATGCTTTAATCCTGCTGTAATTTAGGCCTCCAGCATGTCTTAACATATCCCGAAGCTGTATTTACCTCCTCCATGTATACTGAAGAAAGCTGTGTCGTAAACAGCATTTGTAATTTCCTTAgggattattctattattttcgagaaagtaaagacattaaatatattatatcttaaattacatagtctataaaaaaaaaaataaaaaaaaaataaaaaaacagaaattgtgTGCAAAATGACAAGCTTCTATAATCAATCGCTTCATGTCCTTGCAGGTTCTTGTCGCTGTGGACTGGTTACTAACGCCCGTATCATAGGGGGTCAAGAGATATCTCCTCACTACAAGTACCCTTGGCTTATTGGTATGCTTAgaccaaacaaatacaaacatgaaTTTTTCTGCGGCGGATCTATCATTAACCGGAACTATGTTCTTACTGCTGCACACTGTTTACTTGGTGATGACGATCTGCCTTTACCAGCAAAGGAATTTCAAGTAGGAATTGCTAACCACAATTTCAATTCTGAGGATGACGACATACAGGGCGTCACGCGGGCAGTGGATGTGAAAAGTTACATCATTCATGAGGATTACGTCCCTCAAGatcttaatgataacaacaaagacatCGCTCTCCTGCTTTTGAAGGAGTCGCTGGATCTAACATCACACCCGCAAATTCAACCAGTGTGTCTGCCTTCTGACCCGAACAGAAAGTATGAGGGAGAGACTGGGACCGTGATAGGCTGGGGAGAcacaaaaaacgggaaaggggcaTACCCAGATGCTGCTAGGGAGGTCGATGTACCCATCAAGGACTGTAAACTTAAGAAAATAGCTGGTTCTCCAATCACCCCACAAATGATATGTGCTGGGAGAAAGAAGTCAAAGAACAAGAGCGCAAAGGGTGCCTGTTTTGGCGATTCTGGCGGTCCTCTTTTCGTAAATGAAAATGGGAAATACACCCAAGTGGGAATTGTCTCCTTCGGGCGAAGTTGTTTCAAACCAACTGTATATGCTCGAGTAACTGAGTTTCTCACTTGGATCAGCAATAACACTCCTAATGAGATTTACTGTCAGTAACGTTACATGGTGAACGAACAGAGGAGAGCATACATCTCTAGTGATGTATTTGAGAGAGGtacgatattataaataaaaagataatgactaTTTCATACAAGAGTATGCAAAGATGATTGTATAATCATTTAATGCAGAAAATTTATGCGAAAGGTACTTCATATATGAGTTTGAAGTATAACGTCCTTTCAGAATAACTATGAAAAACGAAGAATATATTAAGACTTAGAATCGGCAAAGGTAATGACTGAATGTTATTTATTCCACCAGTTTATTGACTTTCTTCGCGTGTGTCCTCATGAAGCACTGATTCCCAAGAACCTCAATTGAAAGAGGTTTCCAGACAAGCCCAAGACACTGCCAGGCAAGTCAGGCTGGCCATCCACtaagaaaagcaaaataagacTTGGGGATTtgcttttcatttatataccctGTACTTCTAAACGCGTCTAGAGTTGAAGGAGGGTTAACATAATAATCTAGCAGGAGAAAGAAGTTCATGTGCATCCAcatggtatttttttaaaagtaccaGTTGgcgaaaaaagacgaaagaaggtCTAAAACAGtgtaaattttgttgttttttgaaatATATCCTGTCATAGCGTTTTTAGAAATATATCCTGTCATAGCAGTGCAATACTGAAGAAGAGACAACAGCCCAAGGTTGTCTATCGACTGTAGGAGTCTTCAGACATTATGAGAAATGTTATTCATTTTTACGAATGTTGGCCCAACgaatacacacgcaaacatttcCATGTGAAATAGGGTTCATTTAACATTCAGATACAGCTGGTATGTCGCTGAAATAACTGAGGAGCATCTACACTGAATTCTATTCATTCCAATGCAGTTACCAAGATAATGGACACGTTAGAATCTTAATCATGTGGCCTGATATCAGCTGTTATATATCCTATAccaa
This genomic interval carries:
- the LOC119568404 gene encoding venom protease-like, with translation MKALLLFLALMASSASLGMARVSECARKGGICRTKSGNGCKELRGKCDDGGVCCRKDRPSKRRLCRQRSSCTKQGGNCISREVTCTKISSDGLCKGGSCKCCLGNNPSCAITPGCHLRGGFCFKNSGKDLCSDGTILKNECQGEDCACCIPKTGSCRCGLVTNARIIGGQEISPHYKYPWLIGMLRPNKYKHEFFCGGSIINRNYVLTAAHCLLGDDDLPLPAKEFQVGIANHNFNSEDDDIQGVTRAVDVKSYIIHEDYVPQDLNDNNKDIALLLLKESLDLTSHPQIQPVCLPSDPNRKYEGETGTVIGWGDTKNGKGAYPDAAREVDVPIKDCKLKKIAGSPITPQMICAGRKKSKNKSAKGACFGDSGGPLFVNENGKYTQVGIVSFGRSCFKPTVYARVTEFLTWISNNTPNEIYCQ